The following are from one region of the Andrena cerasifolii isolate SP2316 chromosome 1, iyAndCera1_principal, whole genome shotgun sequence genome:
- the Ugp gene encoding UDP-glucose pyrophosphorylase isoform X2, translated as MLQVDDRKARGHQRSPSDTQAFRERTKRDALAELQRDLEKLEATATGQLKEEIHRQCDGFTHLFKRFLQEEGPSLEWDRIQKLPDDAIRDYNSLPTPEGEEVRTLLNKLVVVKLNGGLGTSMGCHGPKSVIAVRNGLTFLDLTVQQIEYLNKTYHANVPLILMNSFNTDDDTQRIIRKYKGIDIDIQTFNQSCYPRINRDSLLPIAKHCDIPEDIEAWYPPGHGDFYESFRNSGLLPKFLKEGREYCFISNIDNLGATVDFKILKLLLDKREASPLEFVMEVTDKTRADVKGGTLMKYEDKLRLLEIAQVPKDHTDDFKSVKTFKFFNTNNLWIKLSAIQRVLETNSLNMEIIVNNKTFANGLNIIQLETAVGAAMKSFDGSIGINVPRSRFLPVKKTSDLMLVMSNLYTLRNGSLIMSPQRMFPTTPLIKLGDNHFSKVKEFLTRFPTIPDLLELDHLTVSGDVTFGKGVTLKGTVIIIANHGERIDLPSGTILENKIVSGNLRILDH; from the exons GCACGCGGTCATCAACGCAGTCCCTCAGATACACAGGCATTTCGTGAACGGACCAAGCGGGATGCCTTGGCCGAGCTGCAACGAGATTTGGAGAAACTCGAGGCAACCGCGACAGGGCAGCTCAAAGAAGAAATTCACCGGCAATGCGACGGGTTTACTCACCTTTTCAAGCGATTTCTTCAGGAGGAAGGCCCCTCGTTAGAATGGGACCGCATACAAAAGCTTCCCGACGACGCG ATAAGAGATTACAATTCCCTGCCAACTCCGGAAGGGGAAGAAGTCAGGacccttttaaataaattagtggtTGTTAAATTGAATGGTGGACTTGGAACTAGCATGGGATGTCATGGACCAAAATCTGTAATAGCCGTTCGTAACGGTCTCACATTCCTTGATCTTACTGTACAACAAATTGAG TATTTAAACAAAACGTATCACGCAAACGTTCCTCTTATTTTGATGAATTCTTTCAACACGGATGACGATACACAACGAATTATCAGGAAATATAAAGGGATAGATATTGATATTCAAACATTCAATCAAAGTTGTTACCCTCGTATCAACAGAGATTCGTTACTTCCAATTGCAAAGCACTGCGATATTCCGGAAGATATCGAAGC TTGGTACCCTCCTGGACACGGAGATTTCTATGAAAGCTTCCGAAATTCAGGGTTACTGCCAAAGTTTTTAAAAGAA GGCCGTGAATATTGTTTCATTTCAAATATCGACAATTTGGGTGCAACTGtagatttcaaaattttgaaactacTACTAGACAAACGTGAGGCCTCGCCACTTGAATTTGTGATGGAAGTTACCGACAAAACTCGCGCTGATGTCAAG GGTGGAACATTAATGAAATACGAGGATAAACTGCGTCTACTTGAAATTGCCCAAGTTCCAAAAGACCATACAGACGACTTCAAATCTGTAAAgactttcaaatttttcaataccaataaTCTGTGGATAAAACTTAGTG CTATTCAAAGAGTACTTGAAACAAATTCTTTGAACATGGAAATTATTGTCAACAACAAAACTTTCGCGAATGGTCTGAATATTATCCAACTGGAAACAGCTGTAGGAGCTGCAATGAAATCTTTCGATGGAAGCATTG gtATAAACGTGCCACGTAGCAGATTTTTGCCAGTAAAAAAGACATCAGACTTGATGCTCGTTATGAGTAATTTATATACTCTTCGCAACGGCTCCTTAATAATGAGCCCTCAACGAATGTTCCCTACGACGCCTCTTATAAAATTAGGCGATAACCACTTTTCCAAG GTCAAAGAATTTCTTACCAGATTTCCAACTATACCGGACCTTCTAGAATTAGATCATCTCACTGTATCGGGTGATGTTACATTTGGAAAAGGTGTAACTCTTAAAGGAAcggttattattattgctaatCACGGTGAACGTATCGACCTACCATCGGgcacaattttggaaaataaaatagtttcTGGCAATCTACGTATTTTGGATCATTAA
- the Ugp gene encoding UDP-glucose pyrophosphorylase isoform X1: protein MHDFPKSDGGDSGTKLLMKGRDTQAFRERTKRDALAELQRDLEKLEATATGQLKEEIHRQCDGFTHLFKRFLQEEGPSLEWDRIQKLPDDAIRDYNSLPTPEGEEVRTLLNKLVVVKLNGGLGTSMGCHGPKSVIAVRNGLTFLDLTVQQIEYLNKTYHANVPLILMNSFNTDDDTQRIIRKYKGIDIDIQTFNQSCYPRINRDSLLPIAKHCDIPEDIEAWYPPGHGDFYESFRNSGLLPKFLKEGREYCFISNIDNLGATVDFKILKLLLDKREASPLEFVMEVTDKTRADVKGGTLMKYEDKLRLLEIAQVPKDHTDDFKSVKTFKFFNTNNLWIKLSAIQRVLETNSLNMEIIVNNKTFANGLNIIQLETAVGAAMKSFDGSIGINVPRSRFLPVKKTSDLMLVMSNLYTLRNGSLIMSPQRMFPTTPLIKLGDNHFSKVKEFLTRFPTIPDLLELDHLTVSGDVTFGKGVTLKGTVIIIANHGERIDLPSGTILENKIVSGNLRILDH from the exons ATGCACGATTTCCCAAAATCGGACGGCGGCGATAGCGGGACCAAGCTGCTTATGAAAGGAAGAG ATACACAGGCATTTCGTGAACGGACCAAGCGGGATGCCTTGGCCGAGCTGCAACGAGATTTGGAGAAACTCGAGGCAACCGCGACAGGGCAGCTCAAAGAAGAAATTCACCGGCAATGCGACGGGTTTACTCACCTTTTCAAGCGATTTCTTCAGGAGGAAGGCCCCTCGTTAGAATGGGACCGCATACAAAAGCTTCCCGACGACGCG ATAAGAGATTACAATTCCCTGCCAACTCCGGAAGGGGAAGAAGTCAGGacccttttaaataaattagtggtTGTTAAATTGAATGGTGGACTTGGAACTAGCATGGGATGTCATGGACCAAAATCTGTAATAGCCGTTCGTAACGGTCTCACATTCCTTGATCTTACTGTACAACAAATTGAG TATTTAAACAAAACGTATCACGCAAACGTTCCTCTTATTTTGATGAATTCTTTCAACACGGATGACGATACACAACGAATTATCAGGAAATATAAAGGGATAGATATTGATATTCAAACATTCAATCAAAGTTGTTACCCTCGTATCAACAGAGATTCGTTACTTCCAATTGCAAAGCACTGCGATATTCCGGAAGATATCGAAGC TTGGTACCCTCCTGGACACGGAGATTTCTATGAAAGCTTCCGAAATTCAGGGTTACTGCCAAAGTTTTTAAAAGAA GGCCGTGAATATTGTTTCATTTCAAATATCGACAATTTGGGTGCAACTGtagatttcaaaattttgaaactacTACTAGACAAACGTGAGGCCTCGCCACTTGAATTTGTGATGGAAGTTACCGACAAAACTCGCGCTGATGTCAAG GGTGGAACATTAATGAAATACGAGGATAAACTGCGTCTACTTGAAATTGCCCAAGTTCCAAAAGACCATACAGACGACTTCAAATCTGTAAAgactttcaaatttttcaataccaataaTCTGTGGATAAAACTTAGTG CTATTCAAAGAGTACTTGAAACAAATTCTTTGAACATGGAAATTATTGTCAACAACAAAACTTTCGCGAATGGTCTGAATATTATCCAACTGGAAACAGCTGTAGGAGCTGCAATGAAATCTTTCGATGGAAGCATTG gtATAAACGTGCCACGTAGCAGATTTTTGCCAGTAAAAAAGACATCAGACTTGATGCTCGTTATGAGTAATTTATATACTCTTCGCAACGGCTCCTTAATAATGAGCCCTCAACGAATGTTCCCTACGACGCCTCTTATAAAATTAGGCGATAACCACTTTTCCAAG GTCAAAGAATTTCTTACCAGATTTCCAACTATACCGGACCTTCTAGAATTAGATCATCTCACTGTATCGGGTGATGTTACATTTGGAAAAGGTGTAACTCTTAAAGGAAcggttattattattgctaatCACGGTGAACGTATCGACCTACCATCGGgcacaattttggaaaataaaatagtttcTGGCAATCTACGTATTTTGGATCATTAA